In Frondihabitans sp. PAMC 28766, a genomic segment contains:
- the sucC gene encoding ADP-forming succinate--CoA ligase subunit beta, whose amino-acid sequence MDLFEYQARDLFEAYGVPVLPGIIADTPAEVRAAAEKLGGVTVVKAQVKVGGRGKAGGVKVAKTPDDAEAAANAILGLDIKGHTVKRVMVAGGAQIKQEFYFSVLLDRANRSYLSLCSVEGGMEIEELAVERPDALARVEVDPLVGIDLDKAKAIAKAGGFPDDLIEKVAPVLVKLYDVYKGEDASLVEVNPLVLTEQGDIVALDGKVSIDENADFRHPNHAELEDAEAADPLEAKAKAAGLNYVKLDGEVGIIGNGAGLVMSTLDVVAYAGEKYNGVKPANFLDIGGGASAEVMANGLDVILGDAQVKSVFVNVFGGITACDAVANGIVAALGILGDAATKPLVVRLDGNNVDEGRRILAEANHPLVTVVPTMDEAADKAAELASK is encoded by the coding sequence GTGGATCTTTTCGAGTACCAGGCCAGAGACCTCTTCGAGGCCTACGGCGTCCCGGTCCTGCCGGGCATCATCGCCGACACCCCCGCCGAGGTGCGTGCCGCGGCGGAGAAGCTGGGCGGCGTGACGGTCGTCAAGGCGCAGGTGAAGGTCGGCGGCCGCGGCAAGGCCGGCGGCGTCAAGGTCGCGAAGACCCCGGACGACGCCGAAGCTGCGGCGAACGCGATCCTGGGCCTCGACATCAAGGGCCACACCGTCAAGCGGGTCATGGTCGCCGGCGGTGCGCAGATCAAGCAGGAGTTCTACTTCTCAGTGCTGCTCGACCGGGCCAACCGCTCGTACCTGTCGCTCTGCAGCGTTGAGGGCGGCATGGAGATCGAAGAGCTCGCCGTCGAACGCCCCGACGCGCTCGCTCGCGTCGAGGTCGACCCGCTGGTTGGCATCGATCTCGACAAGGCGAAGGCCATCGCGAAGGCCGGCGGGTTCCCCGACGACCTGATCGAGAAGGTCGCACCGGTGCTCGTCAAGCTCTACGACGTCTACAAAGGTGAGGACGCGAGCCTCGTCGAGGTCAACCCGCTCGTGCTGACCGAGCAGGGCGACATCGTCGCCCTCGACGGCAAGGTGTCGATCGACGAGAACGCCGACTTCCGCCACCCGAACCACGCCGAGCTGGAAGACGCCGAGGCTGCCGACCCGCTCGAGGCCAAGGCGAAGGCCGCCGGCCTCAACTACGTGAAGCTCGACGGCGAGGTCGGCATCATCGGCAACGGTGCCGGGCTCGTCATGTCGACGCTCGACGTCGTCGCCTACGCCGGCGAGAAGTACAACGGCGTGAAGCCCGCCAACTTCCTGGACATCGGCGGCGGAGCGAGCGCCGAGGTGATGGCCAACGGCCTCGACGTGATCCTGGGCGACGCGCAGGTCAAGAGCGTCTTCGTCAACGTCTTCGGCGGCATCACGGCGTGCGACGCCGTCGCCAACGGCATCGTCGCGGCCCTCGGGATCCTGGGCGACGCGGCCACCAAGCCGCTGGTCGTGCGTCTCGACGGCAACAACGTCGACGAGGGGCGCCGCATCCTGGCCGAGGCCAACCACCCCCTCGTGACCGTCGTGCCGACCATGGACGAGGCTGCCGACAAGGCCGCCGAGCTGGCTTCGAAGTAG
- a CDS encoding ATP-binding protein has product MDRTRNPYTPNAGAQPPFLAGRRVQLEDFGILLQRLALGRPERALVVTGLRGVGKTVLLREYEQIANSYGWTAVTGEVSKNTSFETQLAMLARKALFQVSPKAKWGAKAKRAAAVIKSFSLSVQPDGSLTAGLDVDPAFGAADTGQLIDDLPDVFEAIGEAARERGSGVVFLFDEIQFLSAMELEALLAAVHRAVHRRLPVTFSGAGLPQVPGLAGDAKSYAERLLRYVSIQELAKDDALRAVAQPAEDESVPFDAAAAEAVYHYSQGYPYFIQEYGRAAWNVAPGPGISLEDVEAARVEVEAELDESYFRTRVQRSTKEELRYMRAMAELGAEEQKAAEVAEVLGKTSEQVAPLRARLINKGLLFTPRFGFAKFTVPQFDVFMKRYMDLDGEN; this is encoded by the coding sequence ATGGACCGGACGAGGAACCCCTACACGCCCAACGCCGGCGCCCAGCCGCCGTTCCTTGCCGGGCGTCGCGTCCAGCTCGAAGACTTCGGGATCCTCCTCCAGCGGCTCGCTCTCGGTCGGCCAGAACGCGCACTCGTGGTCACTGGTCTCCGGGGCGTTGGCAAGACGGTGCTGCTTCGCGAGTACGAACAGATCGCGAACAGCTACGGGTGGACTGCGGTCACTGGCGAAGTATCGAAGAACACTTCGTTCGAGACGCAATTGGCGATGCTCGCCCGCAAGGCCCTGTTCCAGGTCTCGCCCAAGGCGAAATGGGGCGCCAAGGCGAAGCGTGCCGCAGCGGTCATCAAATCGTTCTCGCTCTCTGTCCAACCTGATGGCTCTCTGACCGCTGGTCTCGACGTCGACCCTGCATTCGGAGCCGCGGACACCGGTCAGCTGATCGACGATCTGCCGGATGTGTTCGAAGCCATCGGCGAGGCGGCCAGAGAGCGGGGCTCCGGCGTCGTCTTCCTCTTCGACGAGATTCAATTCCTCTCGGCCATGGAGCTAGAGGCCCTACTCGCTGCCGTTCATCGCGCTGTGCATCGAAGACTGCCGGTCACATTTTCCGGTGCCGGGCTGCCGCAGGTTCCGGGGCTCGCAGGAGACGCCAAGTCGTACGCGGAACGCCTTCTTCGGTACGTCTCGATTCAAGAGCTTGCGAAAGACGACGCGCTTCGTGCCGTTGCCCAACCTGCGGAGGACGAGTCCGTGCCGTTCGACGCGGCGGCGGCGGAGGCCGTCTACCACTACAGCCAGGGTTATCCGTACTTCATTCAGGAGTACGGCCGGGCGGCGTGGAACGTGGCGCCGGGCCCGGGTATCTCTCTCGAAGACGTCGAAGCCGCACGAGTCGAGGTGGAGGCGGAGCTCGATGAGAGCTACTTTCGGACGCGCGTGCAACGCTCCACCAAGGAGGAACTTCGTTATATGCGAGCCATGGCCGAGTTAGGAGCCGAGGAGCAGAAGGCGGCAGAAGTCGCCGAGGTTCTCGGTAAGACATCGGAACAAGTGGCGCCCCTTCGAGCCCGTCTGATCAACAAGGGGCTCCTGTTCACGCCCCGGTTCGGCTTCGCCAAATTCACCGTTCCGCAATTCGACGTCTTCATGAAGCGCTACATGGACTTGGACGGCGAGAATTGA
- a CDS encoding ester cyclase, with amino-acid sequence MSKEKNLQTQEKLGEILTAKDASRLGEGFHQNVVDHDPVPGAPSGLAGIQEFWSGFFEAFPDGALSVETIVADDDQVAAVFTITGTQTGPFQGAAPTGKAFTVRGIQVAKFDDDGLIVERWGSTDQATMLQQLGLDG; translated from the coding sequence ATGTCGAAAGAGAAGAACCTCCAGACCCAAGAGAAGCTCGGCGAGATCCTGACCGCCAAAGACGCGTCGCGACTCGGGGAAGGCTTCCACCAGAACGTCGTCGACCACGATCCGGTGCCCGGAGCACCCTCGGGGCTGGCAGGCATCCAAGAGTTCTGGTCGGGCTTCTTCGAGGCCTTCCCCGACGGCGCCTTGAGCGTGGAGACCATCGTGGCCGACGACGACCAGGTCGCGGCCGTCTTCACCATCACGGGCACCCAGACCGGACCGTTCCAGGGAGCCGCGCCGACCGGCAAGGCCTTCACGGTGCGCGGCATCCAGGTGGCGAAGTTCGACGACGACGGCCTCATCGTCGAGCGCTGGGGGTCGACTGACCAGGCCACCATGCTCCAGCAACTCGGTCTGGACGGCTGA
- the purN gene encoding phosphoribosylglycinamide formyltransferase: MLKLVVLISGGGSNLRALLEATRDADYPARVIAVGADRDAEGFEHAEAFGIPTFTVPFSSFADREAWGDELLEQIRSWQPDLVVLSGFMRLVPPRVVEAFSPRLINTHPAYLPEFPGAHGVRDALAAGVDETGASVIVVDDGVDSGPILRQERIPVLPGDTQASLHDRIKPVERRMLVQTILDIATGTIDLTEKTPA, translated from the coding sequence GTGCTGAAGCTCGTCGTGCTCATCTCCGGCGGGGGGTCGAACCTTCGGGCTCTCCTCGAGGCCACGCGCGACGCCGACTACCCGGCCCGCGTGATAGCCGTCGGCGCCGACCGCGACGCTGAAGGCTTCGAGCACGCCGAGGCGTTCGGCATCCCCACCTTCACCGTGCCCTTCTCGAGCTTCGCCGATCGCGAGGCGTGGGGCGACGAGCTGCTCGAGCAGATCCGGTCGTGGCAGCCCGACCTGGTCGTGCTCAGCGGCTTCATGCGCCTGGTGCCGCCGCGGGTCGTCGAGGCGTTCAGCCCACGCCTGATCAACACGCACCCCGCCTACCTGCCCGAGTTCCCCGGAGCGCACGGTGTGCGCGACGCCCTCGCGGCCGGTGTCGACGAGACCGGCGCCAGCGTCATCGTCGTCGACGACGGAGTCGACTCGGGCCCGATCCTCAGGCAGGAGCGCATCCCCGTGCTGCCGGGCGACACGCAGGCGAGCCTGCACGATCGCATCAAGCCCGTCGAGCGCCGCATGCTCGTGCAGACCATCCTCGACATCGCCACCGGAACAATCGACCTGACGGAGAAGACACCCGCATGA
- a CDS encoding ABC transporter ATP-binding protein has product MSSHPPSSADATTQPQSTQPESTQRPSTLRSIARLYPYLRPALSRIILGMVAALIASVVALFVPFVLERLVDGPLASHDPRQVWPAFWLVLGLGVVEAAMIMARRFLVLTPSTYVETSMRNSLYKKLQDLPVAFHDRWQSGQLLSRSVSDLSLIRRWLAFGIVLLIVNFITIAVGFVVLFFYSWVLGLIFLVASVPIWIVGLRFEKQYSTIARRSQDQVGDLATSVEQSVHGIRVLKAFGRGKHSLQDFARRAESLRGTEIEKSQAVAGLWFWLLLVPDVAFAFCLLAGIWLASQGHLTVGQLFAFFATATVLRFPVESIGFLLSMTFDTRTAVDRFFEVMDSENTITDPEHPKTIAHPTGRLEFKATHFRYQDSQAQYPDLVDGVDLVLEPGETMALVGLTGSGKTTLLALVPRLYDVTGGSVLIDDVDVRDLTREELRRHVGMAFEDATLFSQTVRENVLLGRPDLSGEEAERVMREALEIAQADFVERLPDGVDTKVGEEGLSLSGGQRQRLALARAIAARPAILVLDDPLSALDVDTEARVEAGLRRVLASTTSLIVAHRPSTVNLADRVALLQNGRVTAVGRHSDLIATNEHYRYVISSLDDDDQNSREEVYA; this is encoded by the coding sequence ATGTCTTCACATCCCCCGTCATCCGCCGACGCCACGACGCAGCCTCAGTCGACGCAGCCTGAGTCGACACAGCGTCCGTCGACCCTGCGCAGCATCGCGCGGCTCTACCCCTACCTGCGCCCCGCCCTGTCTCGCATCATCCTGGGCATGGTCGCCGCGCTCATCGCCTCGGTCGTCGCGCTCTTCGTGCCTTTCGTGCTCGAGCGACTCGTCGACGGGCCTCTGGCGAGCCACGACCCGCGCCAGGTGTGGCCGGCCTTCTGGCTCGTCCTGGGCCTCGGTGTGGTCGAGGCCGCCATGATCATGGCGCGCCGCTTCCTCGTGCTCACGCCGAGCACGTACGTCGAAACGAGCATGCGCAACAGCCTCTACAAGAAACTGCAAGACCTGCCCGTCGCCTTCCATGACCGCTGGCAGAGCGGGCAGCTGCTCAGCCGTTCGGTCAGCGACCTGAGCCTGATCCGCCGCTGGCTGGCCTTCGGCATCGTGCTGCTGATCGTCAACTTCATCACGATCGCCGTCGGCTTCGTGGTGCTCTTCTTCTACAGCTGGGTGCTCGGCCTCATCTTCTTGGTGGCGTCAGTGCCGATCTGGATCGTCGGCCTGCGCTTCGAGAAGCAGTACTCGACCATCGCGCGCCGCAGTCAAGACCAGGTGGGCGACCTCGCCACGAGCGTCGAGCAGTCGGTGCACGGGATCCGGGTGCTCAAGGCGTTCGGTCGCGGCAAGCACTCCCTGCAGGATTTCGCGCGTCGTGCCGAGAGTCTTCGCGGCACCGAGATCGAGAAGTCGCAGGCTGTCGCCGGGCTGTGGTTCTGGCTGCTGCTGGTGCCCGACGTCGCCTTCGCCTTCTGTCTGCTCGCCGGCATCTGGCTCGCGTCGCAGGGCCACCTCACCGTGGGCCAGCTCTTCGCGTTCTTCGCGACCGCGACCGTGCTGCGCTTCCCCGTCGAGTCGATCGGCTTCCTGCTGTCGATGACCTTCGACACCCGGACAGCCGTCGACCGCTTCTTCGAGGTGATGGACAGCGAGAACACGATCACCGACCCCGAGCACCCCAAGACGATCGCGCACCCCACTGGGCGCCTCGAGTTCAAGGCGACCCACTTCCGGTATCAGGATTCACAGGCGCAGTATCCCGACCTCGTCGACGGCGTCGATCTCGTGCTCGAGCCCGGCGAGACGATGGCTCTGGTCGGCCTCACCGGCTCCGGCAAGACCACGCTGCTCGCGCTCGTGCCGCGGCTCTACGACGTCACGGGCGGCTCCGTGCTGATCGACGACGTCGATGTGCGCGACCTCACCCGCGAAGAGCTGCGTCGCCACGTCGGCATGGCCTTCGAGGATGCGACCCTGTTCAGCCAGACGGTCCGCGAGAACGTCCTGCTCGGGCGCCCCGACCTGTCGGGGGAGGAGGCCGAGCGTGTGATGCGCGAGGCTCTCGAGATCGCTCAGGCGGACTTCGTCGAGCGGTTGCCCGATGGAGTCGACACCAAGGTGGGCGAGGAGGGGCTCAGCCTGTCGGGCGGTCAGAGGCAGCGTCTGGCTCTGGCGCGCGCGATCGCTGCCCGCCCCGCGATCCTGGTGCTCGACGACCCTCTGTCGGCCCTCGATGTCGACACCGAGGCGAGGGTGGAGGCCGGGCTCCGTCGGGTCCTGGCCTCGACGACCTCACTGATCGTGGCCCACCGCCCGTCGACCGTCAACCTGGCCGACCGGGTCGCCCTGCTGCAGAACGGCCGGGTCACCGCGGTCGGCCGGCACTCCGACCTGATCGCGACCAACGAGCACTACCGCTACGTCATCTCGTCCCTCGACGACGACGACCAGAACAGCCGAGAGGAGGTCTACGCATGA
- the sucD gene encoding succinate--CoA ligase subunit alpha, which yields MSIFLNKDNKVIVQGITGGEGSKHTALMLKAGTQVVGGVNARKAGTTVTHGNVTLPVFGTVSEAIAETGADVSIVFVPPAFAKDAVVEAIEAGIPLVVVITEGIPAQDAAEFWALAKSKGGATRIIGPNCPGIITPGESLVGITPNNITGKGPIGLVSKSGTLTYQMMFELRDLGFSTAIGIGGDPVIGTTHIDALAAFEADPDTKAIVMIGEIGGDAEERAADFIKANVTKPVVGYVAGFTAPEGKTMGHAGAIVSGSAGTAQAKKEALEAAGVKVGKTPSETASLLREVYASL from the coding sequence ATGTCGATTTTTCTGAACAAAGACAACAAGGTCATCGTGCAGGGCATCACCGGCGGTGAGGGCTCCAAGCACACCGCCCTGATGCTGAAGGCCGGCACCCAGGTCGTCGGCGGAGTGAACGCGCGCAAGGCCGGCACGACCGTCACGCACGGCAACGTCACTCTGCCCGTCTTCGGCACGGTCAGCGAGGCCATCGCCGAGACCGGCGCCGACGTGTCGATCGTGTTCGTGCCCCCGGCCTTCGCCAAAGACGCCGTCGTCGAGGCGATCGAGGCCGGCATCCCGTTGGTCGTCGTCATCACCGAGGGCATCCCGGCGCAGGATGCCGCGGAGTTCTGGGCCCTCGCCAAGTCGAAGGGCGGCGCGACCCGCATCATCGGGCCGAACTGCCCCGGCATCATCACCCCGGGCGAGTCGCTGGTGGGCATCACGCCCAACAACATCACCGGCAAGGGCCCGATCGGCCTCGTGTCGAAATCGGGCACGCTGACGTACCAGATGATGTTCGAGCTTCGCGACCTCGGTTTCTCGACCGCCATCGGCATCGGCGGCGACCCCGTCATCGGCACGACGCACATCGACGCGCTCGCCGCGTTCGAGGCCGACCCCGACACGAAGGCGATCGTCATGATCGGTGAGATCGGCGGCGACGCCGAAGAGCGGGCGGCCGACTTCATCAAGGCCAACGTGACCAAGCCGGTCGTCGGCTACGTGGCCGGCTTCACGGCCCCCGAGGGCAAGACGATGGGCCACGCCGGCGCGATCGTCTCGGGCTCGGCGGGCACCGCGCAGGCCAAGAAGGAGGCCCTCGAGGCAGCCGGGGTCAAGGTCGGCAAGACGCCGTCCGAGACTGCGTCCCTTCTGCGCGAGGTCTACGCAAGCCTGTAG
- the purH gene encoding bifunctional phosphoribosylaminoimidazolecarboxamide formyltransferase/IMP cyclohydrolase, translating into MSGHTIDPSLYRDRDAIPIQRALISVSDKTGLVELATALGAAGVEIVSTGSTAQAIRDAGVAVVDVSAVTGFPESLDGRVKTLHPAVHAGILADLRLASHEQQLRDLDIEPFQLVVVNLYPFVETVASGADTAVVIENIDIGGPALVRAAAKNHANVAIAVSPASYPQILKSLTLGGTTLAQRQRLAGEAFAHTAAYDAAVAAYFAANVGVRASVSPSATEAQDAMASFDPVFTVSATLQHTLRYGENSHQQAAIYALAGGTGIAQATQLHGKEMSYNNYVDADAAVRAAFDFSGPAVAIIKHANPCGIAVAGPLEEDPIADAHRRAHACDPLSAFGGVIAANRTVSVAMAQTVKDIFTEVVVAPGFEPEALEILSAKKSIRLIQLPDGFALAEREFKQISGGVLVQDSDRFAGWSSADWKLVSGAEADDATRADLEFAWVACRAVKSNAILLAHEGASVGVGMGQVNRVDSSHLAVSRAGDRAAGSVAASDAFFPFADGLEVLLEAGVRAVVQPGGSKRDDEVIAAAEKAGVTMYLAGDRHFFH; encoded by the coding sequence ATGAGCGGCCACACCATCGACCCCAGCCTCTACCGCGACCGCGACGCCATCCCGATCCAGCGTGCGCTGATCTCGGTGAGCGACAAGACGGGCCTCGTCGAGCTGGCCACTGCTCTCGGTGCGGCGGGTGTCGAGATCGTGTCGACCGGTTCGACCGCTCAGGCGATCCGCGACGCGGGAGTCGCCGTCGTCGATGTGAGCGCCGTCACCGGCTTCCCCGAGTCGCTCGACGGGCGCGTCAAGACGCTGCACCCGGCCGTCCACGCCGGGATCCTGGCCGACCTGCGTCTCGCGAGCCACGAGCAGCAGCTGCGCGACCTCGACATCGAGCCGTTCCAACTCGTCGTCGTCAACCTCTACCCGTTCGTCGAGACGGTGGCGTCGGGTGCCGACACCGCCGTCGTCATCGAGAACATCGACATCGGAGGGCCTGCGCTGGTCCGTGCCGCGGCCAAGAACCACGCGAACGTCGCCATCGCCGTCAGCCCTGCGTCGTACCCGCAGATCCTGAAGTCGCTCACCCTCGGCGGCACCACCCTCGCGCAGCGTCAGCGCCTCGCGGGTGAGGCGTTCGCGCACACCGCCGCCTACGACGCGGCGGTCGCCGCCTACTTCGCCGCCAACGTCGGCGTGCGGGCCTCCGTCTCGCCCTCCGCTACCGAGGCGCAGGATGCCATGGCCTCCTTCGACCCCGTCTTCACGGTGTCGGCGACGCTCCAGCACACCCTGCGATACGGCGAGAACAGCCACCAGCAGGCGGCGATCTACGCTCTCGCCGGAGGCACGGGCATCGCGCAGGCGACCCAGCTGCACGGTAAGGAGATGTCGTACAACAACTATGTCGATGCCGACGCCGCTGTGCGCGCCGCCTTCGACTTCAGCGGCCCGGCGGTCGCGATCATCAAGCACGCGAACCCGTGCGGCATCGCCGTCGCCGGGCCCCTCGAAGAGGACCCGATCGCCGACGCGCACCGCCGGGCGCACGCCTGCGACCCGCTGTCGGCCTTCGGTGGTGTCATCGCGGCCAACCGCACCGTCTCCGTGGCGATGGCTCAGACGGTGAAGGACATCTTCACCGAGGTGGTCGTGGCCCCGGGGTTCGAGCCCGAGGCCCTCGAGATCCTGTCCGCGAAGAAGAGCATCCGCCTGATCCAACTGCCCGACGGGTTCGCTCTCGCCGAGCGCGAGTTCAAGCAGATCTCGGGCGGCGTGCTCGTCCAGGACAGCGACCGGTTCGCCGGCTGGTCGTCCGCCGACTGGAAGCTCGTCTCGGGTGCCGAGGCCGACGACGCCACGCGCGCCGACCTCGAGTTCGCGTGGGTCGCCTGCCGTGCGGTCAAGTCGAACGCCATCCTGCTCGCCCACGAGGGAGCGTCGGTCGGCGTCGGCATGGGCCAGGTCAACCGGGTCGACTCGAGCCACCTCGCGGTCAGTCGCGCGGGCGACCGGGCGGCAGGATCCGTCGCGGCCTCCGACGCGTTCTTCCCCTTCGCCGACGGCCTCGAAGTGCTGCTCGAGGCGGGTGTGCGCGCCGTCGTGCAGCCCGGCGGGTCGAAGCGCGACGACGAGGTCATCGCCGCGGCCGAGAAGGCCGGCGTGACGATGTACCTGGCGGGCGATCGCCACTTCTTCCACTGA
- a CDS encoding DUF6350 family protein, protein MNRPVTAVFAALESLLVVGIGVGIPVVALTFVWAFQYGLQIDWSVFWRAGADIWLVGHGVDLTLTLSTKAAAATGISGASAPIVISIAALGFAVLTALLGARTGRRLAETPHRAIGSASAIGVFAVLSLAIVISADASGARPSIAEGLVWPTLVFGVPLVVAAEVSRRRRSAPPDPVTAAVLDAVDRIPEIGRRVALVAVRAGSAVAASVFGVAGIAVALLLVTHYASIITLYEGAHAGVLGGIAMTLGEIALIPNAVAWAASWFVGPGFAIGAGSSVSPLGTTIGPMPAIPFLGALPTGSATFGFIGILVPVVASFVLTTLLRPAIEEALDDDDTLVMRVVCGVSTGVAAGLIIGLVAAVASGSAGPGRLSVVGANGLVVGAFAALEVAVPSVIALVIRQPERLALPTPRAAKTTTAPPPSPSKPRSKPGSKPGSKPGSKPASQDDIVTERIDGLSR, encoded by the coding sequence ATGAACCGCCCCGTCACCGCCGTCTTCGCCGCGCTCGAGTCCCTTCTCGTCGTGGGCATCGGCGTGGGCATCCCCGTCGTGGCGCTCACGTTCGTCTGGGCCTTCCAATACGGCCTGCAGATCGACTGGAGCGTCTTCTGGCGCGCCGGCGCCGACATCTGGCTGGTCGGCCACGGCGTCGACCTGACCCTCACCCTGTCGACGAAGGCCGCGGCGGCCACCGGCATCAGCGGTGCGAGCGCACCGATCGTCATCTCCATCGCGGCGCTCGGCTTCGCCGTTCTCACGGCTCTCCTCGGCGCTCGCACCGGCCGGCGTCTTGCCGAGACTCCGCATCGTGCCATCGGCAGCGCGAGCGCGATCGGCGTCTTCGCGGTGTTGTCGCTGGCCATCGTGATCTCCGCCGACGCCTCGGGCGCGCGGCCGTCGATCGCCGAGGGCCTCGTCTGGCCGACGCTCGTCTTCGGGGTGCCGCTCGTGGTCGCGGCCGAAGTGAGCCGGCGTCGGCGCAGCGCCCCGCCAGATCCGGTGACCGCCGCGGTCCTCGACGCCGTCGACCGCATCCCGGAGATCGGGCGGCGCGTGGCCCTGGTCGCCGTGAGGGCCGGATCCGCCGTGGCCGCGTCGGTCTTCGGCGTCGCCGGCATCGCGGTCGCCCTGCTGCTCGTCACGCACTACGCGTCGATCATCACCCTCTACGAGGGTGCTCACGCAGGGGTGCTCGGCGGGATCGCGATGACCCTCGGCGAGATCGCCCTGATCCCCAATGCCGTCGCCTGGGCGGCGTCGTGGTTCGTCGGCCCCGGCTTCGCCATCGGCGCCGGCTCGTCGGTCTCGCCGCTCGGCACGACCATCGGGCCCATGCCGGCGATCCCCTTTCTCGGCGCGCTTCCGACCGGATCGGCGACGTTCGGCTTCATCGGCATCCTGGTGCCCGTCGTCGCCTCGTTCGTGCTCACGACCCTGCTGCGCCCGGCCATCGAGGAGGCTCTCGACGATGACGACACCCTCGTGATGCGTGTCGTCTGCGGCGTCTCGACCGGTGTGGCGGCGGGCCTGATCATCGGGCTCGTGGCCGCTGTCGCGTCGGGCTCGGCCGGGCCCGGTCGGCTCTCGGTCGTGGGGGCCAACGGTCTCGTCGTCGGGGCGTTCGCCGCCCTCGAGGTCGCAGTGCCGAGCGTGATCGCCCTCGTCATCCGGCAGCCCGAGCGGCTCGCCCTGCCGACGCCGCGCGCCGCCAAGACGACGACGGCGCCGCCGCCGTCGCCCTCGAAGCCGAGGTCGAAGCCGGGGTCGAAGCCGGGGTCGAAGCCGGGGTCGAAGCCGGCGTCTCAAGACGACATCGTCACCGAGCGCATCGACGGTCTCTCGCGCTGA